In Pseudoalteromonas carrageenovora IAM 12662, the following proteins share a genomic window:
- a CDS encoding S41 family peptidase, translating to MFKNNKASLAIIAALSGLTLAGCGGGSSMDTTPNPVVPPPASSAPTWTAGVFEPSDDLKNFCETPRTGNDPFNNNEPYPDQAGSALYEKLWLRSWSDETYLWYDEITDNDPESFDTVAEYFAQLKTEELTDSGDKKDNFHFSEPSEDYFQEAQSGVTSGYGINWAFIGDSADRILRVAYLEDDSPASQIGFQRGDTVLEVDGISINTNTQAGVDTLNEGLFSPTNGDSHTIVVRSNDGAEKTFNVTAGNIEQTPVQNVKTITTANGTNVGYMQFNSHIGVAQEGLIAAVNKFKTDNVEELVIDFRYNGGGLLALSSQLAYMVAGSANVQNRIYYQTQQNDKQPVESPFPFIDEEIDYSTFFSTGESLPDLNLSKVYVLSTSGTCSASEAFINGLKGIDAEVVLIGDTTCGKPYGFTPTHNCATTYYTIQFSGVNSKGFGEYAAGFTPTPTPQFDADVKGCVVSDDFDNQLGDPNEGILSTALYHIDNNGTCPVSTASASIKTQVQSAAGDSKQLLPLNAPDNFNRGNMDLTWPTLNKDK from the coding sequence ATGTTTAAAAATAATAAAGCATCACTCGCTATTATTGCTGCACTTTCAGGCCTAACGCTTGCTGGCTGTGGCGGTGGTAGCAGCATGGATACAACACCAAACCCAGTAGTCCCCCCCCCTGCTAGTTCAGCCCCAACTTGGACTGCTGGAGTATTTGAGCCATCGGATGATTTAAAAAACTTTTGCGAAACACCGCGCACAGGTAACGATCCGTTTAATAATAATGAGCCTTACCCAGACCAAGCAGGCTCAGCACTTTACGAAAAACTTTGGCTTCGCTCGTGGAGTGACGAAACCTACCTTTGGTATGACGAAATTACCGATAACGACCCTGAGTCTTTCGATACGGTAGCTGAGTACTTTGCTCAGCTAAAAACCGAAGAACTGACTGACTCAGGCGATAAAAAGGATAACTTTCATTTTTCAGAGCCTTCTGAGGATTACTTTCAAGAAGCGCAATCGGGTGTTACCTCAGGTTATGGCATAAATTGGGCATTTATAGGCGACTCAGCCGATAGAATTCTGCGTGTTGCTTACCTTGAAGATGACTCACCAGCGAGCCAAATAGGCTTTCAACGAGGCGATACCGTACTTGAAGTTGATGGTATAAGTATAAATACCAACACACAAGCTGGCGTAGATACCCTAAACGAAGGTTTATTTAGCCCCACTAATGGCGATTCGCACACCATCGTTGTGCGCAGTAACGATGGCGCTGAAAAAACCTTTAACGTAACTGCTGGCAACATAGAGCAAACGCCTGTCCAAAACGTTAAAACCATTACCACTGCAAATGGCACAAACGTAGGTTATATGCAGTTTAATAGCCATATAGGGGTTGCCCAGGAAGGTTTAATTGCTGCGGTTAATAAATTTAAAACCGATAACGTAGAAGAGCTTGTTATCGACTTTAGATATAATGGAGGCGGTTTATTAGCGCTTTCTTCGCAGCTTGCCTACATGGTAGCTGGCAGTGCAAATGTGCAAAATCGTATTTATTATCAAACCCAGCAAAACGATAAACAACCCGTTGAATCGCCTTTTCCATTTATAGATGAAGAGATTGATTACTCAACCTTTTTTAGCACTGGTGAAAGCCTACCCGATTTAAACCTATCTAAGGTGTATGTGCTTAGTACGTCGGGCACTTGCTCAGCCTCAGAGGCGTTTATAAATGGCTTAAAAGGCATTGACGCAGAGGTAGTGCTCATTGGCGACACAACCTGTGGCAAACCATACGGCTTTACTCCAACTCATAACTGCGCAACAACCTATTACACGATTCAATTTAGTGGTGTAAACAGTAAAGGATTTGGTGAATATGCAGCAGGCTTTACGCCAACGCCTACACCGCAGTTTGATGCTGATGTAAAAGGCTGTGTAGTTAGTGACGACTTTGATAATCAATTAGGCGATCCAAACGAAGGGATACTCTCTACTGCGCTTTATCATATTGATAATAACGGCACGTGCCCTGTTAGCACCGCCTCTGCAAGTATTAAAACGCAAGTACAAAGCGCTGCTGGCGATAGCAAGCAACTATTACCTTTAAACGCACCTGATAACTTTAACCGTGGCAATATGGATTTAACATGGCCTACGTTAAATAAGGATAAGTAA
- a CDS encoding DUF3360 family protein: MSVTPKGNEPEKTSASHEDDANSYQNKYKPSSEFNTRDEYLEHELQIMQPKRWRPNLPFRDYRFEFEDTIPAMAGTIGKVVMVGAIAATFAAPLGLSDAFVLENVRYELLIVSIFIILFSGFILPTANLAGTHGPLIPLIPIVVAAGGHPMAFGLLIGAFGFILAITKGGSLLARLTSKGVCGGLLIYLGFIGTISQVKKLFAWAEAIDMAHIAFIVILATILLYALLEHFKKRWLAVPLSCLIGGVVAFALGAPFEFNTAPGLPNMNPAYWWGEDTGWMLGLPTLESFVVVLPFAVLAVAMWSPDFLGHQVFQKISYPQRTEKVQMNIDDTMLSASVRQTFGSLAGGANFTSSWGTYIVPAAIAKRPIPAGAILTAVFCIIAGLWGYPMDLAIWQPVLCVALIVGVFIPLLEAGMEMTREGKTTQSAAIVVFAPSLVNPAFGWSLTMLLDNLGLIGCKERSANLTKMSRWVIPLIMFVVLTTVMAIVGMLPGIPALMADFRH, encoded by the coding sequence ATGTCAGTAACCCCAAAGGGTAACGAGCCAGAAAAAACAAGCGCATCGCACGAAGATGATGCCAACAGCTATCAAAATAAGTATAAACCAAGTTCAGAGTTTAATACCCGTGACGAATATTTAGAGCACGAGCTGCAAATTATGCAGCCTAAGCGCTGGCGGCCTAATTTACCATTTAGAGACTACCGCTTTGAATTTGAAGACACGATTCCAGCTATGGCGGGCACCATTGGTAAAGTAGTTATGGTGGGGGCTATTGCCGCTACTTTTGCAGCGCCACTAGGTTTAAGTGATGCGTTTGTTTTAGAGAACGTACGCTATGAATTACTCATTGTTTCTATTTTTATTATTTTGTTTTCGGGCTTTATTTTACCCACGGCTAACTTAGCCGGTACTCACGGCCCACTTATTCCTCTTATTCCTATTGTGGTTGCCGCTGGCGGCCACCCTATGGCGTTTGGCTTACTCATTGGTGCCTTTGGCTTTATTTTAGCGATAACCAAAGGAGGGAGTTTGCTGGCACGCTTAACCAGTAAGGGGGTGTGCGGGGGCTTACTCATATACTTAGGCTTTATTGGTACTATTTCGCAGGTTAAAAAGCTATTTGCATGGGCTGAGGCCATTGATATGGCGCACATAGCATTCATTGTTATTTTGGCCACCATTTTATTATATGCGTTACTTGAGCATTTTAAAAAGCGCTGGCTAGCTGTGCCGCTTAGCTGCCTTATTGGCGGTGTGGTTGCATTTGCATTAGGTGCCCCGTTTGAATTTAATACGGCACCGGGCTTACCAAATATGAACCCAGCTTATTGGTGGGGAGAAGACACAGGTTGGATGCTTGGCCTACCGACGCTTGAAAGCTTTGTGGTTGTACTGCCGTTTGCAGTATTAGCAGTGGCTATGTGGTCACCGGATTTTTTAGGGCATCAAGTTTTTCAAAAAATTAGTTACCCACAACGTACTGAAAAAGTACAAATGAACATAGACGATACCATGCTAAGCGCATCAGTTAGACAAACCTTTGGTTCACTTGCTGGTGGTGCTAACTTTACCTCATCGTGGGGGACTTACATTGTACCTGCTGCGATTGCTAAACGTCCTATTCCAGCGGGCGCCATTTTAACAGCCGTATTTTGTATTATTGCGGGTTTATGGGGTTACCCAATGGATTTAGCCATTTGGCAACCAGTGCTTTGTGTTGCGCTTATTGTTGGTGTGTTTATTCCGCTGCTTGAGGCGGGTATGGAAATGACACGCGAAGGTAAAACAACGCAATCGGCCGCAATAGTGGTATTTGCGCCAAGCTTGGTTAACCCTGCTTTTGGTTGGTCACTAACTATGCTGCTTGATAACTTAGGCTTAATTGGCTGTAAA
- a CDS encoding LysR family transcriptional regulator: protein MAIKFDDWQDVKVAFEVARRGTLTAAAEVLNVHHSTVLRRINSLEKNLDTRLFHRHARGYKVTEIGAKLFTTAQTIDSSLEQLHNNIAAADSTLRGSLLLTTVSGFMDVLGDVCEELQALHPQVQLEVILEQKRLRLDHGQAHIAVRAGPRPDEGDYIAQHLTQLTSSLYANKRYINKYGTPKTLSDLQHHNFVSGVAGFNARVPYFEWADKHIPAQQIKLRVSETSEATRAIIKGLGIGGLQHGVAAQYNDLVPILHSELSWPTDVWLVTHHLVHRTAKVQAFAGLLKAHFNKPQTLK, encoded by the coding sequence ATGGCAATAAAGTTTGATGATTGGCAAGATGTAAAAGTAGCATTTGAAGTTGCAAGGCGTGGTACGCTAACGGCTGCCGCAGAGGTTTTAAATGTGCACCACAGTACAGTACTCAGACGTATTAATAGCCTTGAAAAAAACTTAGATACGCGTTTATTTCATCGCCATGCCCGGGGTTATAAAGTAACTGAAATAGGCGCTAAATTATTTACTACGGCGCAAACTATAGATTCATCACTTGAGCAATTACATAACAATATTGCCGCTGCCGACAGTACTTTACGCGGAAGCTTATTACTTACTACGGTAAGTGGGTTTATGGATGTACTGGGCGATGTTTGCGAAGAGCTTCAGGCTTTACACCCTCAAGTACAGCTTGAAGTTATTTTAGAACAAAAGCGGTTAAGGCTCGATCATGGGCAAGCACATATTGCAGTGCGCGCAGGGCCAAGGCCAGATGAAGGGGATTATATAGCTCAGCATTTAACCCAACTTACATCAAGCTTGTACGCCAACAAACGCTACATTAATAAGTATGGCACGCCTAAAACATTGAGTGACTTACAGCATCATAACTTTGTATCGGGTGTAGCGGGTTTTAATGCACGAGTTCCTTATTTTGAGTGGGCCGATAAGCATATTCCGGCGCAGCAAATAAAGTTACGGGTTTCAGAAACCTCCGAAGCAACACGGGCCATAATTAAAGGCTTAGGCATAGGCGGTTTACAGCATGGGGTAGCAGCCCAATATAATGATTTAGTACCTATTTTACATAGTGAGCTTAGTTGGCCCACCGATGTTTGGCTTGTAACACATCATCTAGTGCATCGCACCGCGAAAGTACAAGCTTTTGCAGGCTTATTAAAAGCGCATTTTAATAAGCCTCAAACCCTTAAATAG
- a CDS encoding NADPH-dependent FMN reductase, giving the protein MSAPKIIALAGSLRTQSFNQKLINEAARFALQTGAEVEVIKLADLDLPIFSEDIEAQGTPADAQLLKDKLRAADGILLASPEYNGSITAALKNAIDWASRTEQGAVPAFRNKVVALFATSPGGLGGLRGLNHVRDILSGIGSLVLAEQLAVPSAFTVFDENGQISDPATAEKVSALTQQLVLVTSKLS; this is encoded by the coding sequence ATGTCAGCACCAAAAATTATTGCCCTTGCGGGTAGCTTGCGTACACAAAGCTTTAATCAAAAACTAATTAACGAAGCAGCTCGTTTTGCCCTGCAAACAGGTGCCGAAGTAGAAGTAATTAAACTCGCGGATTTAGATTTACCTATTTTTAGCGAAGATATTGAAGCGCAAGGCACACCAGCCGATGCCCAACTTTTAAAAGATAAGTTACGCGCTGCCGATGGTATTTTGCTAGCAAGCCCTGAGTACAATGGCTCTATTACTGCCGCGCTTAAAAATGCAATTGATTGGGCGTCACGTACTGAGCAAGGCGCTGTGCCGGCATTTCGCAACAAAGTAGTGGCGTTATTTGCTACATCACCTGGTGGGCTTGGTGGGCTGCGCGGCTTAAACCATGTACGCGACATTTTAAGTGGCATTGGCTCATTAGTACTTGCCGAACAACTTGCTGTGCCTTCGGCATTTACGGTATTTGACGAAAACGGCCAAATCAGTGATCCAGCTACAGCAGAAAAGGTATCGGCACTTACTCAGCAGCTTGTTTTAGTTACCAGTAAGCTAAGCTAA
- a CDS encoding NnrS family protein produces the protein MRPLNLTEPMPAHIAIHHVTKWPLWMLAFRPYFLAGGLLAFFSIGYWLLILTGHASWHLTMPATLWHAHEMLFGFAGVVAVGFLLTAAQTWTGVGSISGKALMLLTLIWVIARLAFFIVLPDFANINLLAVIVLQLAWWIGAIAALANMLLKARSKNNYQFLAILSVLCALNTLYLLLVLNSNLQLALAVVDTAVLVISLLVGIVAGRVLPFFTAKGLLLSEQTRTPKIDKALLYLSILAITLFFISKLFLSSISPALIVAIVAALHLIRSGFWWNAKVLKVPLLWSLHFSYLALGVGLMMIAFSFYTSVIPFKDALHLITIGTIGMMILAMMTRVSLGHTGRTLSTPNYISVAFALVLVAAITRSILPLIIGPHFAWQISALLWLVAFLLFLIYCTPILTRRRG, from the coding sequence ATGCGCCCACTAAATTTAACCGAGCCAATGCCAGCGCACATAGCTATCCATCACGTAACTAAATGGCCGTTATGGATGCTTGCATTTAGACCTTACTTTTTAGCAGGCGGTTTGCTGGCATTTTTTTCGATAGGGTATTGGTTACTTATTTTAACGGGCCATGCTAGTTGGCACTTAACCATGCCAGCTACACTTTGGCACGCTCATGAAATGCTGTTTGGCTTTGCAGGAGTGGTTGCTGTAGGTTTTTTACTTACGGCGGCACAAACATGGACGGGCGTTGGAAGTATAAGTGGCAAAGCACTTATGCTACTTACTTTAATATGGGTAATTGCTCGTTTAGCTTTTTTTATTGTGCTGCCAGATTTTGCCAATATTAATTTATTGGCTGTTATTGTGCTGCAGCTAGCATGGTGGATAGGTGCAATTGCTGCGCTGGCTAATATGCTATTAAAAGCACGCAGTAAAAATAACTATCAATTTTTAGCTATTTTAAGTGTGTTGTGCGCCCTCAATACACTTTATTTACTACTTGTTTTAAATAGCAACCTGCAGCTTGCTTTGGCTGTGGTTGACACCGCTGTACTCGTTATTAGCTTACTGGTAGGCATTGTTGCAGGAAGGGTGCTTCCCTTTTTTACTGCTAAAGGTTTATTGCTCAGCGAGCAAACACGCACTCCTAAAATTGATAAAGCACTGCTGTATTTATCAATATTGGCAATTACTTTATTTTTTATCAGTAAGTTATTTTTAAGCTCAATTAGCCCTGCATTAATTGTTGCAATAGTTGCTGCGCTTCACTTAATTCGATCTGGGTTTTGGTGGAACGCAAAAGTGCTAAAAGTGCCTTTATTATGGTCTTTGCATTTTTCTTATCTTGCTTTAGGTGTTGGCTTAATGATGATTGCATTTAGCTTTTACACAAGCGTAATACCCTTCAAAGATGCGCTCCACCTTATCACTATTGGCACAATAGGGATGATGATTTTAGCCATGATGACCCGTGTATCGCTTGGTCATACAGGGCGTACGCTTAGCACCCCTAATTATATATCTGTTGCTTTTGCTCTTGTGCTGGTGGCAGCGATTACTCGCTCAATACTCCCCTTAATTATTGGGCCACACTTTGCTTGGCAGATCAGTGCTTTGCTGTGGCTAGTGGCTTTTTTGTTATTTTTAATTTACTGCACACCTATATTAACGCGGCGTCGTGGTTAG
- a CDS encoding tellurite resistance TerB family protein, which produces MFKQIKQLFAVFDDQEPSIEPDDLKTAVAALLIEVMRADTKLDHNEQHTLTVTLKKYFNLTDSEVEELTTNAANSLDGSIDYFQFSKQINEHCSAAQRIEIIELLWRLAYADNEIDPQEDYVIRKIAGLLYVTHVDFIAAKIAATK; this is translated from the coding sequence ATGTTCAAACAAATAAAACAGCTTTTTGCAGTATTCGATGATCAAGAGCCAAGTATAGAGCCAGACGATTTAAAAACAGCTGTGGCTGCATTACTTATTGAAGTAATGCGCGCCGACACTAAGCTTGACCATAATGAACAACACACCCTGACTGTAACCTTAAAAAAATACTTTAATTTAACTGATTCAGAGGTAGAAGAGTTAACGACCAATGCGGCTAATAGTTTAGATGGGTCTATAGATTACTTTCAATTTTCGAAGCAAATTAATGAGCATTGTAGTGCGGCTCAGCGCATTGAAATAATAGAGTTGTTGTGGCGTTTAGCGTATGCAGACAATGAAATAGACCCGCAAGAAGACTACGTAATACGTAAAATAGCAGGGCTACTATATGTGACACATGTTGATTTTATCGCCGCAAAAATAGCAGCAACAAAGTAA
- the norR gene encoding nitric oxide reductase transcriptional regulator NorR — MNQQFNLTQVALELAQSTLHEHSFDQLLATVERVIPSDASALLVVQGEQLKPLAIKGLMPDSLGRRFKIAEHPRLKAICSASHALQFAHDCSLPDPYDGLLLAKTGDIPVHACLGLPLYDKNALLGVLTFDSLNANAFSSISMDTLSTLQTLCSAHFKTALELAHYKHHAQHSSALVQELMRDALTRDGGEIIGQSPVIQTLKNEIKLVAASNFSVLVLGETGVGKELVARNIHLNSARKDQPLIHLNCASLPENLAESEFFGHAKGAFTGAQNARQGKFQLADGGTLFLDEIGELPLAMQSKLLRVLQSGEIQTVGEDTPKYVDVRVVAATNRDLKHEVAQGRFRADLYHRLSVYPITVPPLNKREHDITLLAGYFIEQTARKLGIKQLKLSTEAQALLNQYSWPGNVRELEHVISRSALKAKQSQWQNPIVTITSEHCDLTPQLSNTVQVNTQNTIHTAWNQPLKQAVESLQFTVITEQLKQHNYNWAATARVLELDRANLVRLAKRLGIEVKKTI; from the coding sequence ATGAACCAGCAATTCAACCTCACCCAGGTAGCTTTAGAGCTTGCCCAAAGCACCCTGCACGAGCACAGTTTTGATCAATTACTGGCAACGGTTGAGCGTGTAATACCTAGCGATGCCAGTGCATTGCTTGTCGTGCAGGGCGAGCAACTTAAGCCCTTAGCCATTAAAGGCCTGATGCCCGACAGCCTTGGCAGGCGTTTTAAAATAGCAGAGCACCCTCGCCTTAAGGCTATTTGTAGTGCTAGCCACGCGTTACAATTTGCACACGACTGCTCACTGCCCGACCCATACGACGGCCTATTGCTGGCTAAAACAGGCGATATTCCTGTGCATGCCTGTTTAGGCTTACCCCTTTACGATAAAAATGCACTACTTGGTGTACTCACGTTTGATAGTCTTAACGCAAATGCCTTTAGCAGTATCAGCATGGATACGCTAAGCACCTTACAAACGCTGTGTAGTGCACATTTTAAAACGGCCCTGGAGCTTGCCCACTACAAACACCATGCGCAGCATTCGAGTGCACTTGTGCAAGAGTTAATGCGTGATGCACTTACTCGCGATGGCGGTGAAATAATTGGCCAAAGCCCAGTAATACAAACGCTTAAAAATGAAATAAAACTAGTCGCAGCCTCTAACTTTAGTGTATTAGTTTTAGGAGAGACAGGCGTAGGAAAAGAGCTAGTAGCGCGCAATATTCACTTAAATTCTGCACGTAAAGATCAGCCCCTTATTCACTTAAATTGTGCCTCACTTCCCGAAAATCTCGCAGAGAGTGAATTTTTTGGCCATGCCAAAGGCGCTTTTACTGGCGCACAAAATGCCCGCCAAGGTAAGTTTCAGCTAGCTGATGGCGGCACATTATTTTTAGACGAAATTGGCGAGCTGCCATTAGCAATGCAAAGTAAATTATTACGTGTGTTACAAAGTGGTGAAATTCAAACCGTTGGTGAAGACACACCAAAATACGTAGATGTTCGAGTAGTCGCTGCCACAAATCGTGATTTAAAACATGAGGTAGCACAAGGTCGCTTTAGAGCCGATTTATATCACCGGCTAAGTGTTTACCCTATTACCGTGCCGCCACTTAATAAACGTGAGCACGACATAACCCTACTTGCTGGTTATTTTATTGAGCAAACAGCCCGTAAATTAGGTATTAAACAATTAAAGCTAAGCACTGAAGCGCAAGCATTGCTTAACCAATACAGTTGGCCTGGTAATGTACGCGAGCTTGAACATGTTATTAGCCGCAGCGCATTAAAGGCTAAGCAAAGCCAATGGCAAAACCCTATAGTTACGATTACAAGCGAGCACTGCGATTTAACCCCACAGCTAAGTAATACAGTACAAGTTAACACGCAAAACACCATTCACACTGCCTGGAATCAGCCATTAAAGCAGGCCGTTGAATCTTTACAATTTACAGTTATAACCGAGCAACTAAAGCAGCATAATTATAACTGGGCAGCAACTGCAAGAGTGCTGGAACTCGACAGAGCAAACCTTGTACGCCTTGCTAAGCGTTTAGGTATTGAGGTTAAAAAAACTATTTAA
- a CDS encoding SRPBCC family protein, whose translation MQIQSPKSIGILLGTLYGIFMRLFVELLDTYNLSSLVSISFMFLVPVAIGYIRIHFEFKSSKTLTKRQMVTIAWQPIFVFLLVSVITLLEGSICVAMALPAFMLFASMGGLLAGFIKQRQTKNANRPLLSIALLPVLLSPIEVNYLHLSKTYEVTNSIVIEAPINRVWQQLANVSTIEPQELPFSLTQLIGVPKPLEANMNATGVGAVRTSKWQKGVAFKEVITDWQPNKQMLYRFEIDPDAIPDDALDKHVKLGGEYFSPLYGGYALSEDKSGNTILTLKTTVQDNTNFGVYSRIWGEVIFQDFHYSLLTLMKNRSEKPLVAAISHF comes from the coding sequence ATGCAAATTCAATCCCCTAAATCAATTGGTATTTTACTCGGTACGCTTTACGGCATATTTATGCGGCTGTTTGTAGAGCTATTAGATACTTATAATTTAAGTAGCCTTGTGTCTATTTCCTTTATGTTTTTAGTGCCTGTTGCAATTGGCTATATTCGTATTCACTTTGAATTTAAAAGCTCAAAAACATTAACTAAAAGGCAAATGGTGACAATTGCTTGGCAGCCAATTTTTGTTTTTTTACTTGTAAGCGTTATTACACTGCTGGAAGGCAGTATTTGTGTGGCAATGGCTTTGCCTGCCTTTATGCTCTTTGCAAGTATGGGTGGTTTACTGGCAGGCTTTATTAAACAACGTCAGACAAAAAACGCTAACCGGCCTTTACTTTCAATAGCTTTACTTCCTGTATTGCTCTCACCTATTGAGGTAAATTATTTACACTTATCAAAAACGTACGAAGTCACCAACTCTATAGTTATTGAAGCGCCTATAAACCGTGTGTGGCAGCAGCTTGCAAATGTAAGCACCATAGAGCCACAAGAATTGCCATTTTCGCTTACCCAATTAATAGGTGTACCTAAACCTTTAGAGGCAAATATGAATGCTACGGGTGTTGGGGCTGTTAGAACGAGTAAATGGCAAAAAGGAGTTGCATTTAAAGAAGTGATTACGGATTGGCAGCCAAATAAACAGATGCTTTATAGATTTGAGATAGACCCTGATGCTATTCCCGATGATGCACTCGATAAACATGTAAAACTAGGCGGCGAATACTTTTCACCTCTTTACGGTGGGTATGCGTTAAGTGAAGATAAAAGCGGCAATACGATTTTAACTTTAAAAACGACTGTGCAAGATAATACAAATTTTGGTGTTTATTCGCGAATATGGGGTGAGGTGATTTTTCAAGACTTCCATTATTCACTTTTAACATTAATGAAAAATAGATCAGAAAAGCCACTTGTCGCAGCTATTTCCCATTTTTAG
- a CDS encoding endonuclease — protein MDMLKFILAFVACCICFSASSEEFTRFSTAKRHLIKTLPNNAKSLYCGCDIKKQGKKLVPDPTGCGYVPRNTFTRSGKVNQRALRIEWEHIVPAWEFGHQLQCWQDGGRKNCRKVSAKFRKMEADINNLAPAIGEINADRSNYRFGMLSENATQYGRCEVKVNFKQRVVEPPFYARKRIADTYAYMKKTYGLKISNKQQKLFDAWQRQAFANKSSASKL, from the coding sequence ATGGATATGCTTAAATTTATTTTAGCCTTTGTGGCTTGTTGTATTTGTTTTTCGGCATCGAGTGAAGAATTCACCCGTTTTTCAACGGCTAAAAGACACTTAATTAAAACCCTGCCTAATAACGCCAAAAGCCTCTACTGCGGCTGCGACATTAAAAAACAAGGTAAAAAACTAGTGCCAGATCCAACGGGTTGTGGTTATGTGCCTCGTAATACATTTACCCGCTCAGGCAAAGTAAACCAGCGCGCTTTACGTATTGAATGGGAGCATATAGTGCCCGCGTGGGAGTTTGGCCACCAGCTACAATGCTGGCAAGACGGCGGACGCAAAAACTGCCGAAAGGTCAGTGCTAAATTTAGGAAAATGGAAGCCGACATAAACAACTTAGCCCCCGCTATTGGCGAAATTAACGCAGATCGCTCTAACTATCGCTTTGGTATGCTTAGCGAAAACGCTACACAATATGGCCGCTGCGAAGTAAAAGTTAACTTTAAACAACGCGTAGTAGAGCCACCATTTTATGCCCGTAAGCGCATTGCCGACACCTACGCTTATATGAAAAAAACATACGGTTTAAAAATATCAAACAAACAACAAAAGCTATTTGATGCGTGGCAAAGACAAGCGTTTGCTAATAAAAGTAGCGCAAGCAAGCTCTAA
- the hmpA gene encoding NO-inducible flavohemoprotein, with translation MLSDKTIEIVKSTVPLLTQAGTVVTDHFYKRLFSHNPELKNIFNMANQDTGRQQFALFNALAAYAQNIDNLAVLKEALARINHKHTSLNILPEHYPIVGAHLIGTLKELIPEQFTPDVEYAWREAYALLADICITEEAALYEHSKSTLGGWVGTRQFEITNKQVESELVTSFTLTPVDGEAVITHKPGQYLGIKVKPEGAEYEEIRQYSISQKSNGKNYRISVKKELQPKPGMVSNYLHSLAQGDIVELYPPAGDFFLRNSTQPTVLISAGVGQTPMLAMLETLLSDNPNHDILYLHACENTQQHSFAHYLNELSTVYNCLQTMTWFNQSSEGADFTGLMGLAAIKTQLPLKNGAFYLCGPAGFMAFVKSQLLALGVKNEHIHYEVFGPHQDL, from the coding sequence ATGTTATCTGATAAAACCATTGAGATTGTTAAAAGCACCGTTCCGTTATTAACGCAAGCCGGCACGGTTGTTACCGATCACTTTTATAAGCGTTTGTTTAGCCATAACCCAGAGCTTAAAAATATTTTTAATATGGCGAATCAAGACACCGGCCGCCAGCAATTTGCTTTGTTTAACGCCTTAGCGGCATACGCCCAAAATATTGATAACTTAGCGGTGTTAAAAGAGGCATTAGCGCGCATTAACCATAAGCACACCAGTTTAAATATTTTACCAGAGCACTACCCCATTGTTGGTGCTCATTTAATTGGCACCTTAAAAGAGCTAATACCAGAGCAGTTTACGCCAGATGTAGAATACGCATGGCGTGAAGCTTACGCACTGCTTGCTGATATTTGTATTACCGAAGAAGCTGCTTTGTATGAACACAGTAAAAGCACACTGGGTGGTTGGGTGGGTACTCGCCAATTTGAAATAACCAACAAGCAAGTTGAATCTGAGCTAGTAACAAGCTTTACACTTACGCCTGTAGATGGCGAAGCGGTTATTACCCATAAACCTGGCCAATATTTAGGTATTAAAGTTAAGCCAGAGGGCGCTGAATATGAAGAAATTCGCCAGTATTCTATTTCGCAAAAAAGTAACGGTAAAAACTACCGTATTAGTGTTAAAAAAGAGCTACAGCCAAAGCCTGGCATGGTGTCTAATTATTTACACTCACTAGCTCAAGGTGACATAGTTGAACTATACCCGCCTGCAGGAGATTTCTTTTTACGCAATAGTACTCAACCGACGGTACTTATTTCAGCAGGTGTTGGGCAAACGCCAATGCTTGCTATGCTCGAAACGTTATTAAGCGATAACCCTAATCACGACATTCTGTATTTACATGCGTGCGAAAATACTCAGCAGCACTCGTTTGCACACTATTTAAATGAATTAAGTACGGTTTATAACTGTTTGCAAACTATGACGTGGTTTAATCAAAGCAGTGAGGGGGCTGATTTTACTGGGCTAATGGGTTTAGCGGCCATAAAAACACAGTTACCTCTTAAAAATGGCGCTTTTTACTTATGCGGCCCCGCTGGGTTTATGGCGTTTGTGAAAAGCCAGTTACTGGCACTAGGCGTTAAAAACGAGCATATTCATTACGAAGTGTTTGGTCCGCATCAAGACTTATAA